The Pedobacter frigiditerrae genomic sequence GGTTGATGTATCAAAATTTGATACATTTTTAACCTGAGTTTTAGGTGATATTGCCTGCTTCGGTTTGGCGTCGCAACTGGTAGCTAGTGCGATAAACACCATGCATATTTTTATTAGTTTCATAGGTTTGGTTATTAAAGATTGAGAAGTTAGGTGTGATTCCAAATTTCGGTTCCATTAAATCTTTTTGTCATGATATGCTTCTGCTTTGTTAAAAACAATCTAAATTCTTCAAGTTCTTCATTATTCTTAAATGATGCCTTTGGAAGGATATAATGTTTTTTATTGATAAATAAAAAGATAAACTCATCGTTTTCAGCTTTTTTGGCAAATGCTCCCCAATAAACAAAGCCATCTCGTTCGCTTCTGCTGTTTTGTTCACTAAGCTGTTGTTTGTAAGCTAGTCCTTGGGTTATTAAATTAACCGTAAAATTGCCTTTATAAAACGGGCTTTTCCTAAATGCATAAATAGGTAGGCAATAGTAGTTTATCGCAGCTACCATTAACATCAGGCTCCAAAATATCCAACTCATCATCAATATAAACTGCAATATATTTAATACTTGTGCATTGCTTTCATTGGGTTTCAATAAGAGCCAAAATAAACCACCTAAGCCAAAAATAAAGCAACTAAAAAGGAGCATAAAATACTTCGCCTTAGGTGTGGGAAAAACATTGAAACGATAAGCCATTTTTAGCTGATCTTGGGTATAAGTATAGTTTAAGGTTATTTGCATTTTGGCATAGTTTTTTATTGATGGCAATCAAAAAAATAACGTATACCTATTTATGTTATGGTAACCCAGCCAAGTTCTAGTTTAATCGCTATCATCACCTACATTTCAATTTTAACTCCATGTTTCACAAAAAGATTATTTAGCTAAGCTCTTTTTGTGTTGCCAACAACTTAAATGTTAGCTGACTTAAGCCTACTTGAAGATTTTGGAGGTAAAGTTTCTTAGTTTATATCTTTTTGAAAGAATATGATTTAGATTTTGACTGAATCAGATATGGGCAAAGGTTTCTACGTTTGGATAAAAAATTCATAGATTTTATAGGTCAACATCGTTTGAATTTAACTGCAGAAATTTAATTACTCAGTAAACCCATTTTGGTAACACAACAATTATACATTACAGGCTTATGCCCTGCATATAAAAAATTAATGGCTGTATGATTTTCCAGACTAAAATTTGCGAAATTTAGATAAACCACAAATTTTATCAATAAAAAAGTGTGTATAAGATTAATTTTAGGCAAAAAAACACAAACTAAGAATAATTTAACAACTTATAAATCATTGGCTTAAGTTTTGATGTAGAAAAAATATCTACCCTAAAACATCTACCTATGATTATTAAATTACCTATTCACTTTTCTTATGCAAGGCATAAGGAGGCAAGAGTTCATAAGCCTTTAACGCTTAAAGAGAAAATAAAAGCAGACAGAATAGTAATGACTATTATGATGCTCATTATGATTACACTAGCTATTGCCTTTGTATAGAATCTTACAAAAGAAGCGTATCTATTCTGTGCGCTTGTACCATATTTAAGTTAGGTGACCAACTAAAAATAGTAAAATGCCCATCTTGTGAAGCAACTAATGCTTGTGCGTTTCTTTGGTCGTATATAAATTGGGCAGCAGATAGATGCCTTGTCCCTCCTATTTTTGCTGGATGAACAACAATTGCATCACCACCGCTAATTGGCTCAGAATAAGACAATTCTTGAATATGGCCACTACTATTTGCTCTTCCAGTTTTTGCGCCAAAAGCTAAAAGTTCGTACTCATCTGTTATTAAAGTTGCACCGTCAATAGCAGTTAATCCAGCTAAGTGGTCAACCTCTCTTTTTAATGCACTTTGCCAAAAAATCTCACTAGAGTTTGTGTCTTTCTTTACTAAATCTGCCAAACCCCTAAAGCTAGGTTCTAAAGCATAACTAATTGGATGAATAATGGATTGTTTCCAATCAGCCGAACCATGCGGAACCACCAAAACTGCTCCGCCACGTCCATGTGCCCTCATTGAAACTGCCAACTGGATTAAAATATTTGCCGAATCGTTCCAGTAAGAATGTGCCGTTAAATCTAAAAGCGAAAGTAACATTGATGGGCAATCTGCATTTGAAGCACTTTTCTCTTCTACGATTTTGATTTGGTCGCCTTTTAAAACAGCAACGTTGGTATATTTTCCGAAGCCATAAATTCTGCGATGTTTGATGACCAACAGACCTGGCTCTGATACATCGACCACAAAACAATAGTTGGGAATATTTAAAGTTGTACCCCAAACATGCAAGTTGTAACCATCATGCCAAACCCCAATATGGATACCGCCACGCTCTACTCCTGGTGCCATTTTGGTTAAAACATTAGGATTAAGTGGTAAGGTATGATTAAAAATCAAAGGTTTACCCGCTTGTTCTGGCGGTAAAAAAGCAATCGATATTTTTGGGGAATGGCCTTCTTCTTTGCGTAGACTTGCCCAAAATGCAGAATCCAAAATTGCCTCAATTACCCTTGCAGGAGGTTGCGGTGCCAAATCCAATTCGCCTTTGGCATTAGCTTCTGCTAAATGTTTGGCGAAGTGTGCTTCGATTCTTGGTGCTACAAGTTTTGCAGCCTGATAAGTTGCTCGGTTTACCATTTTACTAAGTTAAGTGTTTTGTTTATTCTGAAAAGTTGGATTAAAGTAAAATGTATAAATGGGTGAAAAAATTGTTTTATTGTTAAACTGTTCTATTGTTAACTGTAAATTGGCAATTGCTAACTGAACTATGAATGGTTTTATGGCACAGTCTTTTAATTTTAAACCCGACAAAAACGGAAATACTTTTTGTCTCAGAAGGACCTTCGACTACGCTCAGGGTGACAAGACAAAAAGATTGTAGTAGATGGCGGGACTTTCCTATCCCAAAAACCAATTCCGTTCATTTTCAAAACAAAAAACTTCGGTCTTTCGGTCTTACTGACTTTTTCTGACTTCAAACAAACTTCTTATCCTACATCAATGAATTGGATTTTGACCGACCTTATCTTTGTATTAATAAATAACAAATAGTTATGGCACAAACAGTATTGCACAAAGCCAACACTCGAGGAGTGGCAAATCATGGCTGGTTAAAAAGTTATCAAAGTTTCAGCTTTGCTGGATATTACAACCCAGAGCGAATTAATTTTGGGGCTTTAAGAGTTCTTAATGATGATATCGTAACAGGTGGAATGGGTTTCGGTGAACATCCTCATGATAATATGGAAATCATCTCTATTCCGTTAGAAGGAGAACTACAACATAAAGATAGCATGGGAAATACTGCAACCATTAAAGCTGGTGAAATACAGGTAATGAGTGCTGGGACAGGAATTTATCACTCAGAATACAATTCAGACCCTAAAAATCCTGCTAAGTTTTTGCAGATTTGGTTGTTTCCAAACAAGAGGAATGTAACGCCAAGGTACGACCAGATTTTATTAAACAATACCGATAAAAAAAATGAGTTTGTACAGGTTTTATCGCCTAATGCTGACGATGCTGGCGTATGGATTTACCAAGATGCTTGGTTTAATTTAGCTCGTTTTGATGCAGGAAACACTAAAAATTATACGCTAAATAAAAAAGGAAATGGCGTTTATGTTTTTGTATTGAAAGGACAAGTTGAAGTTAACGGAGAAGAATTAGATGAGAGAGATGGTTTAGGAATATGGGACACAGAAAATTTTGAAGTGAAAGCAATTGCTGATGCTCAATTTTTATTGATGGAAGTGCCTATGGAATTCTAGTTGGCTCATTAGTTCAATAGTAAATAGTTCATTAGTGGATTTGATAATTTGTAAATAGTATGGATGTAATTGAAATATTAATTGTTGGAACTAACCAACCTATAATGGAAACCATTGCTAGGCTAATTGATAAAGAGGGAACTTGGAAAGCAACAGTGAGTTTTTCTTTTGATGATGCTTGCAAAGTCTGTTTGAGCAAGGATTTTAAGCTAGCACTAATTGGTGCTGGACTTACAGATAAAGAAGAATTACAATTAAAAGCTTATTTAAATGAACTGAAGCCTAGCTTACCAATTGTTAAACATTATGGTGGTGGGAGCGGTTTATTATTTGCAGAAATCCATCAGGCATTAGCTTGATGGATTTTTCTATGCCAATAAAAGCATATGAATAAAATCTCTAAATTTTACTGTGTTTAGAGGTTTTGCTAAGAAATAATCTATACCAATATCTCTTTTTAGATTTTCTTCTGGAATTGAAGTTGTAGAAATAACAATTATAGGTGTATCTTTTGAAATCTCCTTCATTCTTCTTGAAGCTTCAAAACCATCCATCACTGGCATGTACAAATCCATAATCACTAAGCTAAAAGATGTTTTTTTAAACTTCTCAATGGCTTCAAAACCATCTACAGCAACAACTAATTCAAATTGATAATCTTTTAATAAATGTTGAATTAACCTTACACTCATAGGCTCATCTTCAACTATTAAAATCTTTTTCTTTTTGGCTAGATAATCTTTAAAATTTAGTCTCACTAGGGCGTAACGTTAATCATTAATGTAAATATAAATAATGAATTGCTATTTACAATAGAAGTTTAACTTATGGATATAAAAATATATGTTATAACACATATTTTTTACTATAAATTAGAATTATCATATTATAAGCTGTTGATAAGATGAAAGTTATTAAAAAATCATATCTTTTTCAATACAACTATTTGCTCTCTTTTTTTTTGCGTTAATTTTTGTGTTTTCCTTATGGCTGAAGTAAAATCTGTAAATTAACTATAACGGCACAAAAGTTGTTAATAGGTTCATAACAAAAAAAACAAGTACATATGATTATGAAAAAACTACTTTTTACTCTTGTTGCTATTGCAACACTAACTACAATGAGCATTACAAATGCTAAAGCTCAAGATTACAAAAATGCTATTGGTGGCCGTTTTGGAAGCTACAATGGTATTACCTTTAAAACAGGCCTTAACAAAGGAGCAATGTTAGAACTTATTGGCAACTTTAGAAGTAACAAAAATTTTAGTTGGGCACAAGTAACAGGCTTATATGAAGTATACAATCCAATTGGTGGCGCACCTGGATTAAAATGGTACTATGGTGCTGGTGCAAGTATTGGTTCTGTTAAAAATAAATTTATTGATGAAAGCGACGTTTACTTAGGCGTAAATGGCGTTTTAGGTTTAGATTATAAATTTAATGGTGCTCCCATTAACTTATCTCTAGATTGGATACCAACTTTAAGATTAACTCCTGACACTGATTTTTACAGCGGTGATATTGGTTTAGGTGTTCGTTTTACTTTCTAAGCTATCAAATCTTATTTGCTCAACATAGTGAGCACAAAAAAGTCCCAGCAGAATTACTGGGACTTTTTTTTTATAATGCGTGAAATAAAATCGTCTAAATTCCCATCCACTTTTTGCGAACAGCCAATTGCTGAGGTGTTGCACTTTCATTGAAAGTTGCTTTAAACCTTACACTTTCATTAGCAGTTAAAATAACATTCAACTCTTTTTTAAGGCCATCTCTAATGATGCTGACTTTTACTGCATCACCAACTTTTTTATTGGTTATCACAGCCATTCTTTCGATGCTTGCTTCTGCTGGGACATCATCAATAGAAACAATTTCATCATTTACGTTTACGCCACCATTCCAAGCTCCAGAACCACGGGCAACTGAACCGATAACTACTTTAGCACCACCTGCAGCTGCCATCCTGCCTGTTGATGCACCAAAATATGGAACACTTTTACCTTCGTTTTCATTAACTACATCAATACCAGCGTACGCAAAATATTTAGCATATTCTACCGGAGCTGTTCCTGTTACATATTTATCCCAAAAACTTGTAAAGCTAATGCCACTAATCTTTTCAACCATTGCTTTAAATTCTGCATCGGTATAACCACGTTTTAAAGTTTTGCATTGTAAATACATTGCTTTCATGACATCGTCTAAGCTTTTTGCGCCCTTCGTAGCATTAATGATTTCTAAATCCATCAAATTACCAATCACTTGACCTTTTGTATAATAAGAAATAAACGTATTATTTCCGTTTTCTGATGGACGATAAGCTGGATTAATCCAAGCGTTAAAACTAGATTCTGCTGCAGAATTGATTTTTGCACCTGGTGTATTCATCACTGTTCCAATTGTGCCTAAATTACTATTTACAAAGGCTTCTGGATTAGCAAAACCTGCTCTTAGCATCACCTTTATTGGGTAATAAGAAGTGAAACCTTCTGCAATCCAAAGATTAGTTGTATAATTTTCATTATCATAATCAAATGGACCTAATGCTATAGGGCGTAATCTTTTCACATTCCATAAATGGAAATACTCATGAGCAACTAAGCCTAAAAACCCTTGATAACCTCTTTCACTACCATAGGCATTTCTACTTGCGCCTAAAACAGTAGAATTTAAATGCTCTAATCCACCCCCACCTTGTGCGTAATTATGTACAATAAATGTATAATGCTTATTCGGGTTTTCGCCAAAAATTGCAGTTTCTTGTTCTACAATTTTAGCCATATCAACTTTTAAACGTTCTTTGTCATAGTTTCCGCCACCATACATGGCAACTTCATGCCTAACTCCAGCGGCATTAAATTCAAATACATCTTGTGTACCTACTTCAATAGGGCTATCAAATAGGATATCAAAATCTGAAGCTGTATAAGTAAATTTCTGTCCTGCAACTGGCTCTAAACCCGTACTTACTTTATCCCAATTTCCAAAAGGAACAATTTTTACCGTACTAGGTGTTTTAATCATCCCTGCTGGGTACATAAAAATACTTGCAGAAGAAAGAAATGCATGTGAAGCATCTATAAATGCTGTACGAACTGAAATTTCAAAAGCATAAACACGGTAATTAATTTTTACTGCATTTGTTTTAGCATTAAAAACTCTCCAAGTATTTTTGTTTACTTTTTCTACTTTAACTGCTTTGCCATTTGATGTTGCTCCAAAGCCTTCTACACTTTTAGCAAACTCACGAACAAGGTAAGAACCTGGTGTCCAAACAGGCATTTTTACATCAACATATGCTTTTGTGGCAATGCCAGAGATATTCATCTCCACTTCTGCATAATGTGCTTGTGGTTCTTTAAAGCTTACTTCGAAACCTATTTTAACTTGAGATTTAGCTGCCATGGTAATTGATAGTAATGCTACTATTCCTAAAATTGATTTTTTTATATTCATAGTTGAAATATTTGACTACAAAAATATAATTTATTTATTTTTTTGATTGGTATTTAAAAATTAAGGTGTAACATATTAAGTACATCAAATGATAACACAAACAATTAAATAATTTTGTGCGTTACCCTAATCAACACACACATACATGAAAGTTAGATATATCATTTACACACTCTTACTATTAGGGCTTGCCTATCTAGTTTACTATAGAATTTCTGAAAACAAAAAAATTGCTGGAGAAGGAGGGCCAAAAGGAGGTGCCGCTGGAAAGGAAGGTAAAGGTGGGCCTGGTGGAAAAGGCGGACCTAGCGGTCCAGGTATCTCTGTGGAAGGTATTATAGTAAAAACTGTTTCTTTTGATAACAGATTAGAGGTTTCTGGTAGTATTGAAGCCAATGAATCTGTTGTGTTAAGAAGTGAAGTTGCGGGCTTGGTGACTGGAATTTACTTTAAAGAAGGGAGCAATGTAAGCAAGGGTAGCGTTTTGGTTAAAGTAAATGACAGAGATATTCAAGCGCAATTGAGAGAGGCTTTATCTAAACAAAATTTATCAGCTACTAATGAAAATAGAGCTAAACAACTTTTACAAAAAGGTGCTATTAGTCAAGCAGAATATGATACGGCTTTGGCCGATTTACAAACGTTAAAGGCACAGGCACAATTAATTAGAGCCCAACTGGCTAAAACTTCTGTTATAGCTCCATTTAGCGGAAAAATTGGTTTAAGATCAATTTCTGTTGGAGAGTATCTAACACCTTCTACAACAATAGCTAATTTATCTAGCATTAATCCTGTAAAAATTAGCTTCTCTGTTCCAGAAAAATATGTTGGCCAAATCTCTTTAAATTCTAGCATTACATTTACTACAGACGCCTCTGGAAAAACTTATACAGGAAAGGTTTTCGCAATCGAACCAGGCATTAATCAACAAACTAGAACATTACAAATAAAAGCATTGGCTCAAAACCCTAACGGAGAACTTTTGCCAGGTGCATTTGCTAAAATCAAACTGGCACTAAAAACCCTAGATAATGCTATTCTCATTCCTACTGAAGCAGTAATTCCAGTATTAAAAGGGAAAATTGTTTACATAAGTAAAGATGGTAAGGCAAAACAAGTTAATGTTGAAGCTGGTACTAGAACAGCCGAAAGTGTTGTAATCACCTCTGGTTTAAACGTTGGTGATACTGTTTTAACAACAGGCGCCATGTCATTAAAACCAGATGCACCTGTGAAAGTAAAATTAGCAAAAACTAAGCAATGAGCATTTCAACCACCAGTATAAAACGACCGGTTCTTGCCATTGTAATGAATCTGGTTATTATCCTTTTTGGGGTAATTGGCTATAATTTTTTAGGAATAAGAGAATACCCATCTATTGACCCAACAGTAGTTTCTGTTAGAACTTCTTATCCAGGAGCAAACTCAGATATTATTGAATCTCAAATTACAGAACCTTTAGAGAAATCTATTAACTCAATTGATGGGATTAGAAATATCTCATCTTCAAGTAATCAGGGCTCAAGCAACATTACCATAGAATTTAATTTAGGAAAAAACATAGATGAGGCTGCGAATGATGTACGGGACAAAGTTTCTCAAGCTGCACGTAACTTACCAAAAGACATAGAAGGTTTACCAACAGTTACCAAAGCTGACGCTAACTCTGATGCTATTATTTCTATGACTGTACAGAGTGATAAACGTGGTGTAACTGATTTAAGTGATTTTGCAGAAAACGTTATTGCAGATAGGATTCAGACTATCCCTGGTGTTAGTAGTGTACAAATTCAAGGGCAAAGAAAGTATGCTATGCGAATTCGCATAGACCCCAATAAGCTATCATCTTATGGCTTAACCTCTCAAGACATTGTAACAGCTTTAAACAATGAAAATGTTGAGCTTCCCTCTGGAAAATTAACTGGAGCAAATACTGAATTAACGGTAAAGACATTAGGGAAATTAACTACAGCTGAACAATTTAATAACCTTATCATTAAAAATGATAGTTTAAATGTTGTTAAACTACAAGACGTTGCTCAAATAGATCTTGGTTCAGAAAACGAAGAGACGGTTTTACGTGAATCTGGGATACCGATGGTTGCTGTTGGAATTATCCCTCAGCCTGGTGCTAATTATTTAGAAATAAGTAATGAATTTTACAAACGTTTTGAAGATTTAAAGGCTGATATGCCAACTGATATCAAGCTAAAAGTTTCTCTAGATAGCACTTTATTTATTAAGAGGTCTGTAACAGAAGTTGCTGAAACAATTTTGATATCATTGGTGCTGGTAATTCTAATCATTTACCTGTTTTTTAGAGATTGGGCAATTGCATTTAGGCCATTAATTGATATTCCTGTTTCCTTAATTGCTACCTTTTTTATCATGTACATTTTTGGGTTTTCAATAAATGTATTAACCTTATTAGCTATAGTTTTGGCAACAGGTTTAGTGGTGGATGATGGTATTGTTGTAACAGAAAACATATTTAAGAAAGTAGAGGAAGGTTATTCTCCTATCGAAGCGGCAATTAAAGGTTCTAACGAGATATTTTTTGCTGTAATTTCCATTTCAATTACCCTTGCAGCGGTATTTTTACCAGTAATTTTCTTGCAGGGATTTGTCGGGCGGCTCTTTCGAGAGTTTGGAGTTGTTATAGGTGCAGCGGTATTAATTTCTGCCTTTGTTTCTTTAACATTAACCCCAATGTTAAACGCTTATTTAATGAAAAAAGGTGGCCATAAGCCATCGAGGTTTTACAATTTTACAGAACCATATTTTGTTAAATTGAACGAATCTTATAAAGATAACCTAGAGAAATTTTTAAGTAGACGATGGATAGCTGCTCCTATCATCATTATATGTATTGGATTAATTGCGCTGTTTTGGAATTTATTACCAAAAGAAACTGCACCTTATGACGATAGAAGTGCAATTAATATGAATTTAAGTACACCAGAAGGTTCTTCTTTTGCTTATACTGATAAATTCATGAATAAGGTTGCTCAAATGGTTACTGATTCAGTCCCTGAGAAAAAAGTGCTCATCACCATTACTTCTCCAGGTTTTGGTGGTGCTGGAGCTACGAATTCGGGCTTCATACGTATGGGCTTAACTGATCCCGAAGACAGAGAGAAGTCTCAAAAAGAAATCGCAGATAGGTTAACCAAAATTACCCGAAAATATACTGAAGGAAAAGTTACGGTTACACAACAGCCAACTATTTCTGTTGGACGAAGAGGCGGTTTGCCAATTAGCTACATTTTACAAGCACAAAACTTTGAGAAATTAAGAGAAAAAGTGCCATTGTTTATGGAAGAGGTTGCCAAAGACCCTACGTTTTCTACTTCAGACG encodes the following:
- a CDS encoding YcxB family protein, whose amino-acid sequence is MQITLNYTYTQDQLKMAYRFNVFPTPKAKYFMLLFSCFIFGLGGLFWLLLKPNESNAQVLNILQFILMMSWIFWSLMLMVAAINYYCLPIYAFRKSPFYKGNFTVNLITQGLAYKQQLSEQNSRSERDGFVYWGAFAKKAENDEFIFLFINKKHYILPKASFKNNEELEEFRLFLTKQKHIMTKRFNGTEIWNHT
- a CDS encoding putative sensor domain DACNV-containing protein, producing the protein MVNRATYQAAKLVAPRIEAHFAKHLAEANAKGELDLAPQPPARVIEAILDSAFWASLRKEEGHSPKISIAFLPPEQAGKPLIFNHTLPLNPNVLTKMAPGVERGGIHIGVWHDGYNLHVWGTTLNIPNYCFVVDVSEPGLLVIKHRRIYGFGKYTNVAVLKGDQIKIVEEKSASNADCPSMLLSLLDLTAHSYWNDSANILIQLAVSMRAHGRGGAVLVVPHGSADWKQSIIHPISYALEPSFRGLADLVKKDTNSSEIFWQSALKREVDHLAGLTAIDGATLITDEYELLAFGAKTGRANSSGHIQELSYSEPISGGDAIVVHPAKIGGTRHLSAAQFIYDQRNAQALVASQDGHFTIFSWSPNLNMVQAHRIDTLLL
- a CDS encoding pirin family protein; amino-acid sequence: MAQTVLHKANTRGVANHGWLKSYQSFSFAGYYNPERINFGALRVLNDDIVTGGMGFGEHPHDNMEIISIPLEGELQHKDSMGNTATIKAGEIQVMSAGTGIYHSEYNSDPKNPAKFLQIWLFPNKRNVTPRYDQILLNNTDKKNEFVQVLSPNADDAGVWIYQDAWFNLARFDAGNTKNYTLNKKGNGVYVFVLKGQVEVNGEELDERDGLGIWDTENFEVKAIADAQFLLMEVPMEF
- a CDS encoding response regulator — encoded protein: MRLNFKDYLAKKKKILIVEDEPMSVRLIQHLLKDYQFELVVAVDGFEAIEKFKKTSFSLVIMDLYMPVMDGFEASRRMKEISKDTPIIVISTTSIPEENLKRDIGIDYFLAKPLNTVKFRDFIHMLLLA
- a CDS encoding M61 family metallopeptidase, giving the protein MNIKKSILGIVALLSITMAAKSQVKIGFEVSFKEPQAHYAEVEMNISGIATKAYVDVKMPVWTPGSYLVREFAKSVEGFGATSNGKAVKVEKVNKNTWRVFNAKTNAVKINYRVYAFEISVRTAFIDASHAFLSSASIFMYPAGMIKTPSTVKIVPFGNWDKVSTGLEPVAGQKFTYTASDFDILFDSPIEVGTQDVFEFNAAGVRHEVAMYGGGNYDKERLKVDMAKIVEQETAIFGENPNKHYTFIVHNYAQGGGGLEHLNSTVLGASRNAYGSERGYQGFLGLVAHEYFHLWNVKRLRPIALGPFDYDNENYTTNLWIAEGFTSYYPIKVMLRAGFANPEAFVNSNLGTIGTVMNTPGAKINSAAESSFNAWINPAYRPSENGNNTFISYYTKGQVIGNLMDLEIINATKGAKSLDDVMKAMYLQCKTLKRGYTDAEFKAMVEKISGISFTSFWDKYVTGTAPVEYAKYFAYAGIDVVNENEGKSVPYFGASTGRMAAAGGAKVVIGSVARGSGAWNGGVNVNDEIVSIDDVPAEASIERMAVITNKKVGDAVKVSIIRDGLKKELNVILTANESVRFKATFNESATPQQLAVRKKWMGI
- a CDS encoding efflux RND transporter periplasmic adaptor subunit → MKVRYIIYTLLLLGLAYLVYYRISENKKIAGEGGPKGGAAGKEGKGGPGGKGGPSGPGISVEGIIVKTVSFDNRLEVSGSIEANESVVLRSEVAGLVTGIYFKEGSNVSKGSVLVKVNDRDIQAQLREALSKQNLSATNENRAKQLLQKGAISQAEYDTALADLQTLKAQAQLIRAQLAKTSVIAPFSGKIGLRSISVGEYLTPSTTIANLSSINPVKISFSVPEKYVGQISLNSSITFTTDASGKTYTGKVFAIEPGINQQTRTLQIKALAQNPNGELLPGAFAKIKLALKTLDNAILIPTEAVIPVLKGKIVYISKDGKAKQVNVEAGTRTAESVVITSGLNVGDTVLTTGAMSLKPDAPVKVKLAKTKQ
- a CDS encoding efflux RND transporter permease subunit, translating into MSISTTSIKRPVLAIVMNLVIILFGVIGYNFLGIREYPSIDPTVVSVRTSYPGANSDIIESQITEPLEKSINSIDGIRNISSSSNQGSSNITIEFNLGKNIDEAANDVRDKVSQAARNLPKDIEGLPTVTKADANSDAIISMTVQSDKRGVTDLSDFAENVIADRIQTIPGVSSVQIQGQRKYAMRIRIDPNKLSSYGLTSQDIVTALNNENVELPSGKLTGANTELTVKTLGKLTTAEQFNNLIIKNDSLNVVKLQDVAQIDLGSENEETVLRESGIPMVAVGIIPQPGANYLEISNEFYKRFEDLKADMPTDIKLKVSLDSTLFIKRSVTEVAETILISLVLVILIIYLFFRDWAIAFRPLIDIPVSLIATFFIMYIFGFSINVLTLLAIVLATGLVVDDGIVVTENIFKKVEEGYSPIEAAIKGSNEIFFAVISISITLAAVFLPVIFLQGFVGRLFREFGVVIGAAVLISAFVSLTLTPMLNAYLMKKGGHKPSRFYNFTEPYFVKLNESYKDNLEKFLSRRWIAAPIIIICIGLIALFWNLLPKETAPYDDRSAINMNLSTPEGSSFAYTDKFMNKVAQMVTDSVPEKKVLITITSPGFGGAGATNSGFIRMGLTDPEDREKSQKEIADRLTKITRKYTEGKVTVTQQPTISVGRRGGLPISYILQAQNFEKLREKVPLFMEEVAKDPTFSTSDVNLKFNKPEINLTIDREKANNLGVSIVDIAQTLQLGLSGQRFSYFFMNGKQYQVIGQFDVSDRKDPLDLSSVYVRNNKGQLIQLDNLVTAKEESSPPQLYRNNRFISASVSAGLAPGKSIGDGIEAMDKIKAKVLDDSFSTDLSGESRDFQESSSNTLFAFGLALLLVYLILSAQFESFKDPIIIILTVPMAVAGAFLSLWLCGQSWNIFSQIGTIMLIGLVTKNGILIVEFANQLKEKGATVHDAIREAAVSRLRPILMTSMAIAIGALPIAMALGAAAKSRMSMGTVIIGGTLFSLILTLFVIPAIYSAWSKEHKENKDLTASLAAAEADEKASKNND